GCGTCTGCCCCTGCCCGGGTCGGCCGCCGCCGGAGGGATACTTACCCTGCGTGCGATGCTGGTCGGCGATGCGCGGGACGTGGCCGCGATCGAGCAGGTGGCCTACCCGCCACCGCAGCCCTGGTCGGAAGGAATTTTTCGCGATTGCCTGCGCGTTGGCTATTTATGCCAAGTGCTGGAACTCGAAGGCCAGATCATCGGTTACGGCATCCTGTCGATCGCTGCCAGCGAGGCACATCTGCTCAATGTATGCATCGCACCGTCGCACCAGGGCTGCGGATACGGGCGACAGCTGGTACACCATTTCCTGGATTTGGCCGACCGTTACAAGGCCGATACGGTGTATCTGGAAGTGCGTCCGTCGAACGTCGCGGCGCGCGAACTTTACAAATCGCTTGGGTTTCGCCGGGTTGGCGTGCGAAAATCCTACTATCCAGCTCTGCCGGGCGAGCCGCGTGAAGACGCCATCCAGCTTGCCCGTGATATCGCCTGAGGCGTCCTGATCCTCGTCTGAGACGATTCTGCCCCAAGATTACTCTGCGCCCGGCCATACGGCCGCCGGCGCCAATCCACTATGACTGAACTTGCTAGCGAAGTCGCCCAGCGGCGAACTTTTGCCATTATTTCGCACCCCGATGCGGGGAAAACCACGCTCACGGAAAAGCTGCTGCTGTATGGCGGCGCGATCCAGATGGCGGGCACCGTCAAGGCTCGCAAGGCGGCGCGGCACGCCACCTCGGACTGGATGGCGCTGGAAAAGGAGCGCGGCATCTCGGTCACCTCCTCGGTAATGCAGTTCCCGTACCGGGACTGCGTGATGAACCTGCTGGACACGCCTGGCCACGCCGATTTTTCGGAGGACACCTACCGCACGCTCACGGCGGTGGATTCGTGCCTGATGGTGATCGACGCCGCACGCGGTGTGGAAGAGCGCACCATCAAGCTGATGGAAGTGTGTCGCCTGCGCGACACGCCCATCATCACCTTCGTCAACAAGCTGGACCGCGAGGGTCGCGAGCCGGTCGAGTTACTTGACGAGATCGAGTCGGTGCTCGGTATCGCCTGCGCGCCGGTGAGCTGGCCGATCGGCATGGGCCAGCGTCTGAAAGGCATCGTCGATCTGATTACCGGCCAGGTACGTCTGTTTGGCGTCCGCCATGGCGAGCGCGCCGACGCTGGCGAGTTGCTGGACAGTCTGGGCGACCCGCGCCTGCTGGAGCACATCGACGCCTACGAACTTGCCGCGCTGCGGGACGAAATCGAACTGGTGCAAGGCGCCAGCGCCAATTTCGACCTGGACGCCTACCGCGCCGGCAAGCAGACGCCGGTGTTCTTTGGCTCCGCCATCCACAACTTTGGCGTGCAGGAATTACTGGACGCGGTGGTCAGCTACGCGCCGCCGCCGGGCGCGCAGGCGGCTGTGGAGCGCAGCGTGCAGCCGGATGAGCCTGCATTCACGGGCTTTGTGTTCAAGATCCAGGCCAATATGGATCCCGCGCACCGTGACCGGGTCGCGTTCTTTCGCGTCTGCTCGGGCGCCTATCAGCGGGGCATTCGGGTCAGGCACGTGCGCATTGGCCGCGACCAGCAACTGGCCAATGCCATTACGTTCATGGCGGGCGAGCGCGAGGGCGCCGAACATGCCGTCGCGGGCGACATCCTGGGCATCCACAACCACGGCACGGTGCGCATTGGCGACACCTTTACCCAGGGCGAGAGCCTGCGCTACACGGGCATCCCGGATTTTGCGCCAGAGTTGTTTCGGCGCGCACAATTGCGCGACCCCTTGCGCTCCAAGGCCCTGCTGAAAGGTCTGGAGCAATTGTCGGAGGAGGGAGCGATGCAGCTTTTTCGTCCGCTCATCAACAACGACCTCATCCTGGGCGCGATCGGCGTGCTCCAGTTCGAGGTTGCAGCCTACCGCCTGAAACACGAGTACGGCGTCGAGGCCAGCTTCGAGGCGGTCAACGTTGCCACCTGTCGCTGGGTGCAGGGTGAGGACGCCAGGAAACTCGACGAATTCCAACGCCGCGCCGAAGCCAATCTTGGTTTGGACAGAAACGGTGAATTGGTTTACCTGGCGCCAACCCGCATCAATCTGAATCTGACCGAAGAACGCTGGCCGCAGCTGCGTTTCCTCGCCACGCGCGAGCATTGAGCGTGCGCCGGGCAGACCGGCACCGACCATTCGGGGACTGCGCCACGCAATGACCGGCGCCGCCCCGCCCCTTCTTTCCATTGCAGGCATTCCTGGATATGACCACAGACCCCGATAACTTACCCACCTTCGCCGAGCTGGACCTGGCCCCGGTCGTACTGGAGGCAGTCACCGCGCTCGGTTACGAAATCCCGACGCCCATCCAGGCCCGGATCATCCCGTTCCTGCTGGCCGGGCGTGACGTGCTTGGTCAGGCGCAGACCGGCACCGGCAAGACCGCCGCCTTCGCACTGCCGATCCTGTCGCGTATCGATGCCCAGCTGAAGCAGGTGCAGGTCATGGTGTTGACCCCGACGCGCGAGCTCGCCATCCAGGTGGCGCAGGCGTTTACCCGCTATGGCGCTCATTTGCCGGGTCTGCGGGTGCTGTCCGTGTATGGCGGCCAGGGCTACCGCGATCAGCTGCGCGAACTGCATCGCGGTGTGCAGGTGGTGGTCGGCACGCCGGGGCGGGTCATGGACCATATGCGTCGCGGCACGCTGGACCTGTCGGCGCTCGGCATTCTGGTTCTGGACGAAGCCGACGAGATGCTGCGCATGGGCTTCATAGACGATGTCGAGTGGATTTTGTCCGAGACGCCGGCAACGCGGCAGGTGGCGTTGTTCTCCGCCACCCTGCCGACGCCGATCAAGCGCATTGCCCAGCGCCACCTCAAAGACCCGCAGGAGGTGTCGATCAAGGTCCGCACCACCACCGCCGAGACCATCCGCCAGCGCTATTGGCGCGTCAGCGGTGTACACAAGCGAGAGGCCCTGACCCGCATCCTTGAAACCACGCCGCATGAAGGCGTGATCGTGTTCGTACGTACCAAAACCGAAACCCTGGGCGTGGCCGACTACCTCATCGCGCAGGGCTACGCCGCCGCGCCGTTGAACGGCGACATCCAGCAGAACGTGCGCGAGCACACCGTCAGTCGTCTCAAATCCGGCAAGCTGAACATACTGGTGGCCACCGACGTGGCCGCCCGTGGTCTGGACGTGGAGCGCATCAGCCACGTTATCAACTATGACATTCCCAACGACACCGAGTCCTATGTGCATCGCATCGGGCGCACCGGGCGCGCCGGGCGCAGCGGCGAAGCCATCCTGTTCGTGGCGCCGCGTGAGATGCGCATGCTGCAAGCGATCGAACGCGCCACCCGCCAGCGGATCGAAGAAATGCCCCTGCCGGGCGTGGAAGCGGTCAATCAGCGACGCATCGAGCGCTTCTGCAAACGCATAGACGATGCCCTGTCGAATACGGAAAGCGCCGAAACGCTAGACCTTTTTCGGCGTGTACTGGGCGAGTACGAGACCGAGAAATCAGTGCCATCGGCCGACATCGCCGCCGCGTTGGCCATATTGCTGCAAGGTGACGAGCCACTGCTGCTGGCGCCCGAGCGTAAAACACCGCGGTTTGCCGAGCCACGCTCCACCGGGGCGCGCCTTGACCGCACGCCCGCACCAGGGCCGGGCGAACGCCGACCCCCACGCGCCGCGGCGCAGCCAACAGGCGATCTGGAGTCCTACCGGGTCGAGGTCGGCGCCACGCATGGCGCGAAACCGTCAAATCTGGTCGGCGCCATCGCCAATGAGGCGGGGATCGACAGCAAATACATCGGCCGGATCGAGATCTACGAGGGATACAGCACGGTCGATCTGCCACAAGGCATGCCCAATGACCTGTTGGAAATACTCAAACGCACGCGTGTTGCTGGTCAGCCGCTGGCCATCAGTCGTGTTGCCGATGGCGCGCCCAAGGCGGGGCCCTATCAGGCCACGCGCGCGTCTCGGGATCCGGCACCTGACAGCACCCCGCGCCCGTTCAAACCGCGACTGGTCGTTGGCAAGCCGGGCAAGCCCGGCAAGCTGAAGGTCAAGACCGGTTATCCGAAGCGTCGACCCGCAGAGGGAAGCTAGGCTGGGGCAGTCTTGGCAAGCGACGGATCGTCCCGGAATCAGGCCGAATGAGCCGCGCGCAAGAACTCCAGCACCCGGATATTGAACAGCGCGGCATTCTCGAGCGACGGGCCATGACCGAGGTCCGGTAACAGTTCCAGGTGCGCCCGTGGCGCCTGCGCAGCCAGCGCCTCGCCCATGCGGGCAAAATCCGGCAGGTCGCGTGTGCCAACCAACACCAGCGTGGGGGCGAGTAGTTCGTTCAAGCGACTCGCCAGGGGTGGTTCGAGGCCCGTCTCCGGGTCCCGGTGTTGCCAATGCCAGCCGGAATAATCGGACATGATCTGTGTCAACAGGGTGCGTCCGGCCGGTGACTGCAGAGTCGGAGCGAACAGCGAGGCATTCAGCCAGGCGGTCCGCGCTGCGTCCAGGCCATCCTGGCCAGCGATTTGCCAGACGCTTTTCAGCAGCGCCATCAACTGGTCCAGTTGCGTATAGCCGCGCAGGAGCGGCGCGGACAAGACGACACGCTCGGTTCTTTCGGGATAAGCCACGGCAAAGCTTGCCGCAATACCGCCGCCAAGCGAGTGGCCAAGCAGGTGCGTCCGTTTCACGCCCACGGCATCGAGCAACGCCAGCAGATCCTGATGATGGGCATAAGGCATGACGCCCGGTGGACTGGAGCGCCCGAAACCACGCAGGTCATAGCTGATAACGTCGTAGTGGTCTGCCAGCGCCGGCCACTGCGGGGCCCACACCCGCAAGTCCAGACCAAACCCATGCACCAGTACCAGGCTTTCACCCTGGCCCTGGCGGCGGTAGTGCAGGCTGCCGCCATCGATATCGATCCGGCCCTCAGCGGGTGCAGTGGTCATGAATCCAGGTGTCCAGTGCTGGCAGACAGCGGGCGAGAATTTCTCGCAGCCAGGGCGTGTAGCTTTCCGGCGCTTGCGCCACCTCAGTCAACAGTTGCGGCCAGTCCAGCCAGCGCCAGGCGCTGGCCTCCAGTGGGTCCGGCCGCGGATCGCCGGCGTAGATGCCACACAGTACGTGGTCGAACTCGTGTTCCGTCAGCGCACCGATTACCGGTAGCCGGTAGCGAAGGCTGCTGATCACGGTCAGCGCGCAGTCGAAACCCATTTCCTCGCCCAGGCGTCGACGTGCCTCGTCGCGCAGCGGCTGATCGGGCTGCGGGTGCCCGCAACAGGTGTTGGTCCACAGACCACCGGAGTGGTACTTGCCATCCGCCCGCCGTTGCAGCAGCACGCGTCCGGCGGTATCGAAAACGAACACAGAGAATGCCCGGTGCAAGAGTCCGCGACGGTGGGCATCGAGTTTTTCGGCGCGGCCGGTGGGGCGGTCCTGGTCATCCACCAGCTGTACCCATTCCACGGCAGGCGAGGGAGGCGTCATGGCGGCAGCATGCCAGAGCCCGCGCAGCAGGCCAATACGCCGTTATTATCGTGCCATGCCATCGCTACTGTATGTAACCGCCGGCTGCCACTTATGTGAGCAGGCACACGCAGTGCTGGCGCGGGCCGGGCTGGCGGACGCGGTGCAGCAGGTGGAGATTGGTTACGACGAGGCGCTGGCCGAAACCTACGGTTCGCGTATCCCGGTGCTGCGCATTGAACCGGGCGGCAGGGAGCTGGACTGGCCGTTCAGCGCAGCCGACGTGCTTGCGATTGTTTGAGCCATCAGATTTCGACCTATTGATTGTCAGCAAGAGGAGATCGACATGGATTACACGCGTGCTGAGGCCAAGGCCTGGGCTGGAAAGAAGTTTCATGGTTTCTTTGAGGCGCCGTTCACGCCCATTGACGCTAACGGCGAGATCGACGCCAAGCAGCTACAGGAAAACATCGACCGTTATATCGAGCTGGGCGTGGATGGCCTGGTAGTGGGCGGCTTCATCGCCGAGCTGTGGACCATGACCTACCAGGACTGGCTGCGCTACCACCAGCTGTGTGCGCAGGCGGTGCGCGGGCGGGTGCCGCTGTTCACCATCATCCTGGAGTCGTCGGCCAAGCAGGCTATCGAGAAGCTGGCCTTCGTGCAGAAGCTCGGTTACGACGGCGCCGAGATCATGAACCCGTCGGTACAGCTACGATCCGATGACGAAATTTTCGATTTCATGAAGTACGTCGCGGAGCGGTCGCCGCTGGCGCTGGTGCTGTACCGCACGCCGATGCCCGGCACGCTGATGTCGATGGACCTGATCGTGCGCCTGGCGGAAATCGACACCGTGGTAGGCGTCAAGCAGGGCAGCTTCAGCCGCTCCGATACGCTGGTGCTGCGACGTCGGGCACGCCCGGATTTCATCGTCAGCGAGCCGATGGAGAGCTTTTTCCTGGACGACCTGCGGGCCGGTGGGCAGGTTTTGTGGGCGGCGTTCTGGTATCTGGCCTACGGCAAGCTGCGCCCGCTGATGCGCGAGTACTACACGCTGGCCCGCGCCGGCCGCTGGGACGAGGCGCGCAAGCCCTGGGAGGCGTTGCAGCCGGCGCGGGTGTTCTTTGAGGATCTGGCCACCGATATGGCGCGTACCGGCACCTACGCCAGTCACATCGCCATGATGAAACCGTGGATGGAGGCGATTGGATTTCCGGTCGGACCAGTCCTGCCGCCGGTACGCGGCCTGGCTGCCGAGCGACGGGAATGGCTGATCGATCAGCTACAGAAACTCGGCGTCGCTTGATATAGACCCGGATATGAAAAACCCCGCTGCGGCGGGGTTTTTCATAAGCCGTTGGTGGGCGACGATCAGTCTTCGCCGCCGGCGAAACCGAGCAAGTGCAGCAGACTCAGGAACAGGTTGTAGAGGCTGACATAGAGGGTGACCGTGGCCATCAAATAGTTGGTCTCGCCGCCGTTTACCAGCGCGCTGGTCTGATACAGGATCACCGCGCTCATCAACAGCACGAACATCGCACTCACGGCCAGCGACAACGCCGGAATTTGCAGGAATATGGCCGCCAGCCCGGCCAGGAAGGCCACCATGACGCCAGCGAACAGAAAACCGCCCATGAAGCTGAAATCCCGCTTCGAGGTCAGCGCGTAGGTGGACAGGCCCAGAAAAATCGCACCACTGCCACCCAGTGCCGTCATCACCAGCTGGTGGCCGTTGCTGAACATCTTCAGGTAGAGGCTGACAATGGGGCCGAGTGTAAAGCCCATAAATCCGGTCAACGCGAACACCGCCAGGATGCCCCAGGCACTGTTGCGCAATTTGTGTACCGCGAACAGCAGGCCGAAATAGCCGACCAGGGTTCCGATCAAGCCCGGTCCGCGCAGATCGAGCGCCATCGCAAAGGCGGCGGTCGCGGCGCTGAACAGCAGCGTCATCGCCAACAGCATGTAGGTGTTTCGGATCAGGGCGCTGGTTGTGGCGTGCGGGGTAGCACGCAGGGATGCTTCTAGCGGGTTGGTATTCATTACGTCTGGACCTCGGTATCGGCCATCGGGGCAGGGTGATTCTAAACAAATCCCATGCCGGCGCCACTCGGACGGTCGGGTCTGGCAGTCGGGCGGGGGCTCCGCTATCCTTCGCCCGCCCGCGGAGAGGTGGCTGAGCGGTTTAAAGCGGCGGTCTTGAAAACCGTTGACTCGCAAGGGTCCGGGGGTTCGAATCCCTCCCTCTCCGCCACATCTGCCCGCCGCCTTGGGGGATGGTCGGGCTTGCCGCCGGTGACACCGGTATAATCGTGGCTCGTTAACTCCTTTAAAAGCAATCCCATTACGTGATAAGTCGTCTGATCCATGCAGTAAAAGCCGTTCTCCGCCGCACACCCAGCGTCCCCGAACCCATTCTGACTACCCCGGAATCCGCCCCACGGCGGCCACGGGCTCAACGTCATCCCAAAGCAAAGCCTGACGCAGCAGCGCCAAAAAAAGCCTTGCCACGGGCAGCCATACCAGTGCTGAAAGCGCCCGCGCACACCACCGGCACGCCATTTGCCGCCCTGCCTCTGGACGCGCGCTTACTTGCCAACATCGCCGCGACGGGTTTTACCAACTGCACGCCGATTCAGGAACAGGCGCTGCCGCTGTTGCTAGCGGGCAGGGACGTGGCTGGCCAGGCGCAAACCGGCACCGGCAAAACCGCCACCTTCCTCCTGGCGCTGTTCGACAATCTGTTGCGACATCCTCCTTTGCCGGGGCGTACCGCCACGCGTCCACGGGCGCTGATCCTGGCACCGACGCGGGAGCTGGCAATCCAGATTCATCGCGACGCCGAATTGCTGGGGGAGGGGCTCGGTTTCCGCATCGGCCTGGCCTATGGCGGCGTGGACTATGAGAAGCAGCGCACCCAGCTGGAAGCCGGTGTTGATGTGTTGATGGGCACCCCGGGCCGGTTGATCGACTACGAGAAACAGGGCGTGTTCGACCTGTCGTCGGTGCAGGTCATGGTGCTGGACGAGGCGGACCGAATGTTCGATCTCGGATTCATAAAAGACATCCGGTATCTGATGCGGCGCATGCCGGCCCCGGCCCAGCGTTTGTCGATGCTTTTTTCGGCCACCCTGGCGCAACGGGTGCTGGAGCTCGCGTACGAGCATATGAACGAACCCGAGCGGGTAAGTATCGAGCCTGACAAGGTCACGGTTGACCTCGTGCGTCAGGTTATTTACCACACTGCAACGGACGAGAAAGTACCCTTGTTACTGGGCTTGCTTCAGCCCTTGGAGCTGGCGCGCAGCATGGTGTTCGTCAATACCAAGGCGGAAGCGGAGCGGGTCTGGGGCTACCTGGAAGCCAATGGCATCCCGGCCGGTCTGATGACCGGGGACGTACACCAGCGCAAACGCGAAAAGCTGCTGGATCGCTTCCGCATGGGTGAACTGGCCGCTCTGGTCGCTACCGATGTTGCGGCCCGTGGCCTGCATATCGACGGCGTGACCCACGTCTTCAATTACGACCTGCCGCAGGACGCCGAGGATTACGTGCATCGCATTGGCCGCACGGCCCGTGCGGGAGCCGCCGGCGAGGCAATCAGCTTCGGCTGCGAGCGCTACGTGTACTCCTTGCCGGATATCGAAAAATACATCGGTCAGAAGCTCCCGGTGGAGCCGGTGCTACACGACAAGCTGGTCAAGCCTAAACCGCGCGTGCGGTTGGCCGCAGAAGACCGGGTAACGCCCAGGCCCGGCAATGGTCGGTCCGGTGGTGGTGGCGGATCACGCCGTGCCCCCGCGGGACGCGGCGCGCCGCGCAGGGTGCGCTAGGCAGCAAACGACCGGGGCCCGGACGCGCGTGCTCGAAGCGTGATTCCGGGCGCGGTCAGTTGGGAGCGTTTCCGCGGAAGGGGGAGTGCCTCCGGGTTTCGAATATCCATGGCTGCTTGATAGCGATGAGTTCAAGCCCATATCCATTATTTAACATAATATATATTATGCGCAATAGAACCTGGCCTGGACCGGCCTGCTGCGCGGCCGTTACGCTGGTGGATAGACCACCCCGGTGACCTGGCAGTCGCCGGGGTGGATTTCGTCGCCCTACGCCAGCTGGCCGGCTTCACTCGCAAAGAAATCGCCACGCTGTGCGCCGTCACGGAGCGAACGGTGCGTAACTGGGAACAGCAC
This sequence is a window from Immundisolibacter sp.. Protein-coding genes within it:
- a CDS encoding DEAD/DEAH box helicase, coding for MKAPAHTTGTPFAALPLDARLLANIAATGFTNCTPIQEQALPLLLAGRDVAGQAQTGTGKTATFLLALFDNLLRHPPLPGRTATRPRALILAPTRELAIQIHRDAELLGEGLGFRIGLAYGGVDYEKQRTQLEAGVDVLMGTPGRLIDYEKQGVFDLSSVQVMVLDEADRMFDLGFIKDIRYLMRRMPAPAQRLSMLFSATLAQRVLELAYEHMNEPERVSIEPDKVTVDLVRQVIYHTATDEKVPLLLGLLQPLELARSMVFVNTKAEAERVWGYLEANGIPAGLMTGDVHQRKREKLLDRFRMGELAALVATDVAARGLHIDGVTHVFNYDLPQDAEDYVHRIGRTARAGAAGEAISFGCERYVYSLPDIEKYIGQKLPVEPVLHDKLVKPKPRVRLAAEDRVTPRPGNGRSGGGGGSRRAPAGRGAPRRVR
- a CDS encoding alpha/beta fold hydrolase encodes the protein MTTAPAEGRIDIDGGSLHYRRQGQGESLVLVHGFGLDLRVWAPQWPALADHYDVISYDLRGFGRSSPPGVMPYAHHQDLLALLDAVGVKRTHLLGHSLGGGIAASFAVAYPERTERVVLSAPLLRGYTQLDQLMALLKSVWQIAGQDGLDAARTAWLNASLFAPTLQSPAGRTLLTQIMSDYSGWHWQHRDPETGLEPPLASRLNELLAPTLVLVGTRDLPDFARMGEALAAQAPRAHLELLPDLGHGPSLENAALFNIRVLEFLRAAHSA
- a CDS encoding peptide chain release factor 3: MTELASEVAQRRTFAIISHPDAGKTTLTEKLLLYGGAIQMAGTVKARKAARHATSDWMALEKERGISVTSSVMQFPYRDCVMNLLDTPGHADFSEDTYRTLTAVDSCLMVIDAARGVEERTIKLMEVCRLRDTPIITFVNKLDREGREPVELLDEIESVLGIACAPVSWPIGMGQRLKGIVDLITGQVRLFGVRHGERADAGELLDSLGDPRLLEHIDAYELAALRDEIELVQGASANFDLDAYRAGKQTPVFFGSAIHNFGVQELLDAVVSYAPPPGAQAAVERSVQPDEPAFTGFVFKIQANMDPAHRDRVAFFRVCSGAYQRGIRVRHVRIGRDQQLANAITFMAGEREGAEHAVAGDILGIHNHGTVRIGDTFTQGESLRYTGIPDFAPELFRRAQLRDPLRSKALLKGLEQLSEEGAMQLFRPLINNDLILGAIGVLQFEVAAYRLKHEYGVEASFEAVNVATCRWVQGEDARKLDEFQRRAEANLGLDRNGELVYLAPTRINLNLTEERWPQLRFLATREH
- a CDS encoding glutaredoxin family protein — encoded protein: MPSLLYVTAGCHLCEQAHAVLARAGLADAVQQVEIGYDEALAETYGSRIPVLRIEPGGRELDWPFSAADVLAIV
- a CDS encoding DEAD/DEAH box helicase yields the protein MTTDPDNLPTFAELDLAPVVLEAVTALGYEIPTPIQARIIPFLLAGRDVLGQAQTGTGKTAAFALPILSRIDAQLKQVQVMVLTPTRELAIQVAQAFTRYGAHLPGLRVLSVYGGQGYRDQLRELHRGVQVVVGTPGRVMDHMRRGTLDLSALGILVLDEADEMLRMGFIDDVEWILSETPATRQVALFSATLPTPIKRIAQRHLKDPQEVSIKVRTTTAETIRQRYWRVSGVHKREALTRILETTPHEGVIVFVRTKTETLGVADYLIAQGYAAAPLNGDIQQNVREHTVSRLKSGKLNILVATDVAARGLDVERISHVINYDIPNDTESYVHRIGRTGRAGRSGEAILFVAPREMRMLQAIERATRQRIEEMPLPGVEAVNQRRIERFCKRIDDALSNTESAETLDLFRRVLGEYETEKSVPSADIAAALAILLQGDEPLLLAPERKTPRFAEPRSTGARLDRTPAPGPGERRPPRAAAQPTGDLESYRVEVGATHGAKPSNLVGAIANEAGIDSKYIGRIEIYEGYSTVDLPQGMPNDLLEILKRTRVAGQPLAISRVADGAPKAGPYQATRASRDPAPDSTPRPFKPRLVVGKPGKPGKLKVKTGYPKRRPAEGS
- a CDS encoding dihydrodipicolinate synthase family protein; translated protein: MDYTRAEAKAWAGKKFHGFFEAPFTPIDANGEIDAKQLQENIDRYIELGVDGLVVGGFIAELWTMTYQDWLRYHQLCAQAVRGRVPLFTIILESSAKQAIEKLAFVQKLGYDGAEIMNPSVQLRSDDEIFDFMKYVAERSPLALVLYRTPMPGTLMSMDLIVRLAEIDTVVGVKQGSFSRSDTLVLRRRARPDFIVSEPMESFFLDDLRAGGQVLWAAFWYLAYGKLRPLMREYYTLARAGRWDEARKPWEALQPARVFFEDLATDMARTGTYASHIAMMKPWMEAIGFPVGPVLPPVRGLAAERREWLIDQLQKLGVA
- a CDS encoding Bax inhibitor-1/YccA family protein: MNTNPLEASLRATPHATTSALIRNTYMLLAMTLLFSAATAAFAMALDLRGPGLIGTLVGYFGLLFAVHKLRNSAWGILAVFALTGFMGFTLGPIVSLYLKMFSNGHQLVMTALGGSGAIFLGLSTYALTSKRDFSFMGGFLFAGVMVAFLAGLAAIFLQIPALSLAVSAMFVLLMSAVILYQTSALVNGGETNYLMATVTLYVSLYNLFLSLLHLLGFAGGED
- the rimI gene encoding ribosomal protein S18-alanine N-acetyltransferase, coding for MVARLPLPGSAAAGGILTLRAMLVGDARDVAAIEQVAYPPPQPWSEGIFRDCLRVGYLCQVLELEGQIIGYGILSIAASEAHLLNVCIAPSHQGCGYGRQLVHHFLDLADRYKADTVYLEVRPSNVAARELYKSLGFRRVGVRKSYYPALPGEPREDAIQLARDIA
- the idi gene encoding isopentenyl-diphosphate Delta-isomerase, with translation MTPPSPAVEWVQLVDDQDRPTGRAEKLDAHRRGLLHRAFSVFVFDTAGRVLLQRRADGKYHSGGLWTNTCCGHPQPDQPLRDEARRRLGEEMGFDCALTVISSLRYRLPVIGALTEHEFDHVLCGIYAGDPRPDPLEASAWRWLDWPQLLTEVAQAPESYTPWLREILARCLPALDTWIHDHCTR